One segment of Leptolyngbyaceae cyanobacterium DNA contains the following:
- a CDS encoding DUF4347 domain-containing protein, with protein sequence MLTEENKVNSIVFVDPSVSDYTSLIAGVAPGAEVVILNPTGDVAKITEVLAQRSNISSIHIISHGASGSLQLGTEQLTLEDLYPQRGELNQWSNALTQDADILIYGCNVAAGEKGVAFVQQLSQLTGADVAASDDLTGSAALGGDWDLEVTTGQIEVPLAISDTTRSSYQAILPGDLIWAKKIGGTITDVGKSIAVDSNGNIYTTGSFSGTVDFDPGAGTANLTSAGFSDIFISKFDSAGNYVWAKNIGGTGNDYGNSIAVDSNGNTYTTGYFSGTGDFDPGAGTANLTSAGGSDIFILKLGDAVNTAPVISLSAASLAYTENASATVIDSTSTATDSNSADFDTGALTVNFTAGGTADDRLAIRHEGNSAGQIGIDGRIVKYGGTQIGTFTGGIGTTPLVVTFNASATPTAAQALLRNITYQNISDNPATASRTVQFVLTDGDGGTSNAATKTINVTAVNDAPIVGAAVTRYDGSLNTTPDNNQGWSYLATGGTQSASGGATTLNTTANSGFGAGYFSNTGWTPVLDRTTGYTIDFTAQVVSEDHTTSGTADKNGDGIGDRAGFSIIALSNSDAKGIELGFWQNEIWAQEDGTTQANPSANPTTSAPGNTNLLFTHAEGATFNTTSLIPYSLTVLGNNYTLSTGNTTILSGKLRDYTAFSGFPDPYQTPNFIFLGDNTTSASANIRLSSVSVTTNSTLTNQVVNEDTDLILKNFSAIEVDSGSNNITANLTATNGFFTVNTSISGGVTSVTNNGTNNVTLTGTRSQINTTIAASGLVYRGNQDFNGTDTVIVSLNDGSLGNNNGFNITVNPVDDTEFVVTNTNDSGVGSLRQAIINANADAGIETIRFNIPGSGVRTITPTSALPTITEAVIIDGTTQPGFSSTPLIQLSGSSAGSASGLYITAGNSTVKGLVINQFSQYGIRLETIGNNIIQGNYIGTNAAGTATAGNSVYGLWINNVANNAIGGTAAGTRNIISGNGNDGISISGNSATGNTIQGNYIGTDVNGTVDLGNNASGVNIIAGANNNTIGGTSAAARNVISGNNIDGVRINSSSNNNQVIGNYIGTKADGISSLANSTYGIQIYSSSNNNIVGGTSAGAANIVAFNGDDGVRISSGTGNSLLSNSIFSNTGLGIDLGTDGVTANDAGDGDTGANNLQNFPTFSSAIANGSNLDLTYNINSDPANSSYPIRVEFFLSDGAGEGKTFLGSDTYSTANVDKIFSFSPAISVNVGDKIVATATDNNGNTSEFCGEVVVAAPDTTAPTASVSAPNVTTVGAATYDFTVTYSDNVAVNVSSLDNSDIRVTGPNSFNQLATFVSLNTPGNGTPRTATYRINTPGGTWDAADVGTYTVQMEASQVRDTSNNNVAAGILATFNVDVPNNPPALDLNGGGAGNNYSATFTRGGGAVAVVDSSNLTVTDSDSANMASASVTIANLQNGASEVLAVNNALASSFGIGVSYSGGVLSLTGSATKGQYEQVLRSVTYNNTADVPNTTSRTINFSINDGIANSAIATTTLTVNLPSTSLGTITATPLRPPLDTINDANPDDLYQFTLGGVSNRLQVLLTNSGGNADMALYDNMGNLILVANTATTSELIDRTGLAAGNYFLRVYQASPGQSVSYRLRLVAA encoded by the coding sequence TAGAAGACCTCTACCCCCAGCGGGGAGAACTGAACCAATGGTCAAACGCCCTCACCCAAGATGCCGATATCCTTATATATGGTTGCAACGTGGCAGCTGGAGAAAAGGGAGTAGCCTTCGTACAGCAGTTGAGTCAGCTAACGGGAGCAGATGTCGCCGCATCCGATGACTTGACGGGAAGTGCAGCATTAGGCGGAGACTGGGATTTAGAAGTGACCACCGGACAAATAGAAGTCCCATTAGCAATCAGTGATACCACCAGAAGTTCCTACCAAGCCATACTACCTGGAGATTTGATTTGGGCTAAGAAGATTGGTGGCACTATTACTGACGTTGGCAAGAGCATCGCCGTCGATAGTAACGGCAATATCTACACCACTGGCTCTTTCTCTGGCACGGTAGATTTCGATCCAGGTGCGGGAACCGCTAACCTGACTTCTGCTGGTTTCTCTGACATCTTCATCAGCAAATTCGACTCAGCAGGTAACTATGTTTGGGCTAAGAATATTGGTGGCACTGGTAATGACTATGGCAATAGCATCGCCGTCGATAGTAACGGCAATACCTACACCACTGGCTATTTCTCTGGCACGGGAGATTTCGACCCAGGTGCGGGAACGGCTAACCTGACTTCTGCTGGTGGCTCTGACATCTTTATCTTAAAACTGGGCGATGCCGTCAACACCGCGCCTGTGATTAGCTTATCGGCTGCGTCCTTAGCTTACACTGAAAATGCCAGCGCGACAGTCATCGATAGCACATCAACCGCTACCGACAGCAATTCTGCCGATTTCGACACTGGCGCTCTCACCGTCAACTTTACCGCAGGTGGTACAGCAGACGATCGTTTAGCCATTCGCCACGAAGGTAATAGCGCCGGACAAATTGGTATCGATGGCAGAATTGTCAAATACGGCGGTACTCAAATCGGTACCTTTACGGGTGGAATCGGTACTACCCCACTAGTCGTTACCTTTAATGCAAGTGCTACACCCACCGCCGCTCAAGCATTACTGCGAAATATCACTTATCAAAATATCTCTGATAACCCCGCCACCGCTAGTCGCACGGTACAGTTCGTCCTCACTGATGGGGATGGCGGTACTAGTAACGCTGCAACTAAAACAATTAACGTGACAGCAGTTAACGATGCTCCCATTGTGGGTGCTGCCGTCACCCGCTACGATGGTTCGTTGAATACCACGCCCGATAATAATCAAGGATGGTCTTACCTAGCCACTGGAGGAACTCAAAGTGCTTCGGGTGGGGCAACCACACTAAATACTACTGCCAATTCCGGTTTCGGTGCTGGCTACTTTAGCAATACTGGGTGGACGCCCGTACTCGATCGCACCACAGGCTACACGATCGACTTTACTGCCCAAGTCGTCTCTGAAGATCATACCACCAGCGGTACGGCAGATAAAAACGGGGATGGCATTGGCGATCGAGCAGGTTTCAGCATCATTGCCCTCAGCAACAGCGACGCAAAAGGTATTGAACTGGGATTCTGGCAAAACGAAATCTGGGCGCAGGAAGATGGAACAACCCAAGCTAACCCAAGCGCAAATCCAACCACATCCGCACCGGGCAATACTAATTTACTATTTACTCATGCAGAAGGTGCTACTTTTAACACCACGAGTTTAATTCCCTACAGTTTGACAGTTTTAGGTAATAACTATACTTTATCTACGGGAAATACCACCATTTTGAGTGGCAAACTGCGAGATTACACCGCCTTTAGTGGCTTTCCAGACCCCTACCAAACTCCTAACTTTATTTTCCTGGGCGATAACACTACTTCTGCCAGCGCCAATATTAGGCTATCCTCAGTTTCTGTCACTACCAACTCGACGCTGACTAATCAAGTGGTGAATGAAGATACGGATTTGATTCTGAAGAATTTCAGCGCGATCGAAGTTGACTCCGGCAGCAATAATATTACCGCCAATCTAACAGCAACTAACGGATTTTTCACCGTAAATACAAGTATTAGTGGCGGCGTTACATCTGTCACCAACAACGGCACGAATAATGTTACCCTCACGGGTACTCGCAGCCAAATTAATACTACTATTGCTGCCAGCGGATTAGTTTATCGAGGCAACCAAGACTTCAATGGCACTGACACTGTTATAGTTAGCTTAAACGATGGAAGTTTAGGTAACAATAATGGTTTCAACATCACCGTTAACCCAGTAGACGACACCGAGTTTGTAGTCACGAATACGAATGATAGCGGCGTCGGTTCTTTGAGACAAGCAATTATTAATGCTAATGCCGATGCAGGAATTGAAACAATTCGATTTAACATTCCTGGCAGTGGGGTAAGAACAATTACTCCCACTTCAGCATTACCTACCATTACCGAAGCAGTCATTATCGACGGTACGACTCAACCTGGATTCTCCAGTACTCCACTCATTCAGTTAAGTGGTAGTAGCGCTGGCAGTGCCAGCGGTTTGTACATCACCGCCGGAAACAGTACGGTAAAAGGGTTAGTAATCAATCAATTCAGTCAGTACGGCATTCGTTTAGAAACCATTGGAAATAACATCATCCAGGGTAACTATATCGGTACGAATGCTGCTGGTACTGCTACTGCTGGTAACTCCGTATATGGCTTATGGATTAATAATGTAGCCAATAATGCGATCGGCGGAACGGCGGCTGGAACTCGCAATATTATTTCCGGCAACGGCAATGACGGAATTTCCATTAGCGGCAACAGTGCGACAGGAAATACGATCCAAGGAAATTATATCGGCACCGATGTCAACGGTACTGTTGACTTGGGTAACAACGCTTCTGGGGTGAATATCATAGCTGGCGCAAATAATAATACAATTGGAGGCACTTCTGCCGCAGCCAGAAATGTTATTTCTGGTAACAATATTGATGGCGTCAGAATTAATAGCAGCAGCAATAACAACCAAGTTATCGGTAACTATATTGGCACGAAAGCCGATGGTATCAGTTCGCTAGCCAATAGCACGTATGGCATCCAGATTTACTCTTCTTCTAATAATAATATCGTTGGTGGAACTAGCGCTGGTGCAGCGAATATTGTCGCCTTTAATGGAGACGATGGTGTTCGCATTAGCAGCGGTACTGGAAATTCGCTCCTCTCCAATTCCATCTTCTCCAACACTGGATTAGGCATCGACCTGGGTACTGATGGAGTAACCGCTAACGACGCTGGCGATGGCGATACTGGTGCAAATAACCTACAGAATTTCCCCACTTTTAGCAGCGCCATTGCTAACGGTTCAAATCTAGACTTGACTTACAATATTAATTCCGATCCGGCTAATTCCAGCTATCCGATTCGAGTGGAATTTTTCCTTTCGGATGGCGCGGGTGAAGGAAAAACTTTCTTAGGTTCAGATACTTACAGCACAGCTAACGTTGATAAAATATTCTCGTTTTCGCCAGCTATCAGCGTTAACGTTGGTGACAAAATCGTGGCAACGGCAACCGATAATAATGGCAATACTTCGGAATTCTGTGGAGAAGTAGTAGTTGCCGCACCGGATACCACCGCGCCTACAGCCAGCGTAAGTGCCCCTAACGTTACTACAGTTGGTGCTGCTACTTACGATTTCACGGTTACTTACAGCGATAACGTTGCTGTAAATGTCAGCAGTTTGGATAATAGCGATATCCGAGTTACGGGACCCAATAGTTTTAATCAATTAGCAACTTTCGTTAGCCTCAATACTCCCGGTAACGGCACTCCCCGCACGGCAACTTACCGCATCAACACTCCAGGCGGCACTTGGGATGCAGCGGATGTCGGCACTTATACGGTGCAAATGGAAGCTTCTCAAGTTAGGGACACCAGCAATAATAATGTGGCGGCTGGTATTTTAGCAACGTTTAATGTGGATGTGCCTAACAATCCACCCGCATTGGACTTAAACGGTGGGGGTGCTGGCAATAACTACAGCGCTACTTTTACCAGAGGCGGCGGTGCAGTTGCCGTAGTCGATAGTAGCAATCTAACTGTTACTGACAGCGATAGTGCAAATATGGCAAGCGCAAGCGTCACAATTGCTAATTTGCAAAACGGTGCTTCAGAAGTATTGGCAGTGAATAACGCTTTAGCTAGCAGTTTTGGCATCGGCGTCAGTTATTCGGGCGGCGTGTTAAGCCTGACGGGTAGTGCTACTAAAGGGCAATACGAGCAAGTTTTACGCAGCGTGACTTACAATAACACCGCAGATGTGCCGAATACAACCAGCCGCACCATCAATTTTTCGATTAACGATGGGATTGCCAATAGCGCGATCGCTACAACTACTTTAACAGTGAATTTGCCTTCCACATCTCTCGGAACCATTACCGCAACACCACTCCGTCCCCCTCTTGATACCATCAATGATGCTAATCCAGATGACTTGTACCAGTTCACTTTGGGAGGAGTTAGTAACAGGTTACAGGTATTGTTGACCAATTCGGGTGGAAATGCAGATATGGCTTTATACGATAACATGGGTAACTTAATTTTAGTGGCCAATACTGCTACTACCTCTGAGTTAATCGATCGCACTGGATTAGCTGCGGGTAACTACTTCCTGCGAGTTTATCAAGCTAGTCCGGGGCAATCTGTCAGCTACAGATTACGGCTCGTAGCTGCTTAA